In Candidatus Poribacteria bacterium, the sequence ATACTCCTTTGATAGGGAGTTCTGTTTTTTTATGAATCTGTCTTTGGGGGAAGAAAGTCATTTAAAATACGGGAGTCGTGGTCGAATGCCAATTTGGGCAACGCATTGAGGGCAAAGAGACGCGCATCTAACGCTTCTGCACGCCCCGCCGGAGTTCCTGCAATGATTCGACCAAGATAGATAATGAGGACAACCGTCCGGCTATCGTTGGAGTAAACCCCAAGAAGCCTATCCAGTTCAACATCAACATCCGCTTCTTCTTTCGCTTCTCGGACGGCTGTCTCCGCTGGTGTGTCGCCGATATCGACATACCCGGTTGGGAAACTCCATAGCCCCAGTTTTGGCTCATTTCCTCGTTGTATCAGCAACAGTTTTTCGTCCTTGAATGCGAGAACTCCAGCGACAGGCTTTGGATCGCGATAGAAAACGAAATCGCACGTCGTGCATGCCTGACGAACCTTTCCTTCAAGGATTCGCTCTTCAAGGGCACTTGCGCATTTCGGGCAGAATTTCAGTCCTGATTTCGTTTGGTTGGTCGTATGGGAAGTATTTGTTGTGGAGGCGGTCACAGTTCAGGGATACTCCGAGCAATCTATCGAATAAAAAGATGAAATATGAAACCTAGTGGCAATAGGCTAATGATACAACAAATAGGCAGAGATGTCAATTCCTGATTGTGGGAATCGTGCGTTCTTGAGAGGCAAACTTCAATTGTACGACAATAACCCTGTGTTAAAAAAAGGAACGAGTTGATAAATTGCTGGACTGCGAGTCAGATAATACACAACATACAAGACTATTAGACGACACAGCACTGCCGATTGCGTCATTGCGTCCGGCGTTCCAAAACGCCTTTGCAACGCAACCGCTCATCATTACAGCGCCTACCGGTAGCGGGAAATCTACAATGGTCCCCCTCTGGTGTGCAGAATTGTCAGGCCGCCCAACCTTAGTCATGGAGCCGCGGCGAGTTGCCTGCCGTTCACTCGCTCGCTGGCTATCAAAGCTCCGGGGAGAACCATTAGGAACTTCAGTGGGTTACACGGTGAGGTTTGAGGATGTAGGCTCTGAAACAACAGAAATCCGATTTGTCACACCGGGTGTTGCCCTGCGCTATGCAGTGGAGGGAGAACTTGATAGATATGGGACAATCATACTCGACGAGTTTCATGAGCGTGGACTAGAATCAGATCTCTTTCTAGCGATTTGCCGAAAAAAACACCCGGACACCCGCCTCATCCTGATGTCTGCGACGATAGATGCCGAGAAGTTTGCTCGCTCTCTCGGCGGACAATCGTTGTATGCCGAGGGGAAAGCCTACCCAGTTGATGTGCGTTACCTCGGTGATGTCACCGTTCCAACGGCGTGGCGGTTGGAGGATCGGGTGGTACGGGGAGTACGTCAAGCGTTGAAAGAGACGGATGGAAACATACTGGTTTTCCTGCCTGGCAAAGGGGAGATTTCCGTATGTCTTGACGAGCTGCGTCGCCTCAGAAACGTCGAGATCTTGCCATTACACGGCGATCTGCCGACAGCGGGGCAGGACAAGGTTTTTGAGGAGACGACGCGCCGCCGTGTGATTCTGTCAACGAATGTCGCTGAAACCTCCATCACATTGCCGGGCGTAACAGCGGTTGTAGACACAGGATTGGTGCGCCAGCGCCTCCATCAGGCGCAGCGAATTGTTCTAGCGCTGTGTCCTATCTCGCAGGCTTCTGCTGAACAGCGACGCGGACGGGCAGGAAGGGTCATACCGGGTGTGTGCTACCGGCTGTGGGAAGAACGGGGGCAACTTGAAAGAGAGACGCCTCCCGAAATCGTACGAGAAGACCTCGCTCAATTTGTGCTCGCGGTTGCCGCAACCGGATTTCGTCCGCAGGACTTGGACTTTCTCGACGCACCGCCGGCTTTTGCTGTTGAACGTGCTCAAAAACAACTGGCGGAATGGGGTATCCTCACTCAGGAGAGAACACTGACCGATTTTGGGCGAGAGCTATCTGTGTTTCCTGTTGATGTCCCCTATGCGCGGTTACTGGTCAAGGCACCTGCTTCTGTCCGTCGAGATCTCATTGACCTGATTGCGGCGCTAGAACGTCCTGCGCGGTTGTGGCGGAAATTGGATCGGCTTTCACCCGAAGAAATCGATGCTATCTCCGAGGCACGGCGCAAAGATTTGATGCGTAATCATTGTGATGCCACAGCCCTGATTTTGACTTTACGGCACGGTAACCCAAAACGGCACCATCTCCACAGCGCAGCTATCGCGGAGTGCCGTCGAATTGCCTCCCAACTTCGATCGCTTTTTGGTGCACCCTCCTTAGATGCGGATCGGGAACCTATTCAACCGGATCGACTTGGACTCATACGTTACCTATTGCGGGAATCACCGGACTATGCCTATGTTCGACGGCGCAAAGGGGACGCGTGGGGGAATGGTCGAGATGAAGTGCTCCTAGATTCCAGTTCACTCATTCGCCCAAAAGTCCACGCCGCGCTCGTCCTCGAAAAGGAAGGACTTGCGAAGGACACACGTGTTCAACTCTTGGGGCGTACCGCTCTCCCTTGCACTTTTGCAGACCTGCAGGAGGCAGGGTTAGGAACTTCTCATTTGGAGGCACCAACCTTAGTAGCAGATGAAATTATCGGACAGGTGCGTTTTGTATACGCCGGCCGAGAGATTGGCAGGGAGCGTCAACCACTGACCGGCGCACTTCTCAGAGAGGCTATTGCCACTTTTCTCCTTTCAGGACGTTTATTTCCGGAGGTAGGAAAATGTTTGATAGAGCGTATCAACGCCTACAATCTCCATCTCGCAATGAAAGGGGACGCTGCCGGAGTGGAACCTCATGCGTGGTTGGTCTCACGCCTCACTGACTTGGGTGTTGAAGCCGCGCAGGATTGGCTGCTGTTATCTCCAGATGATTTTGTGTTCACGCTAATTGACGAAGGGACGTTCGCGAAAATCAGTGAAAGTTATCCACAAACATTCTCAATGAATGGAGCGAAATTTCGAGTTCAATATGAACCCCAAGAACAGC encodes:
- a CDS encoding NUDIX hydrolase is translated as MTASTTNTSHTTNQTKSGLKFCPKCASALEERILEGKVRQACTTCDFVFYRDPKPVAGVLAFKDEKLLLIQRGNEPKLGLWSFPTGYVDIGDTPAETAVREAKEEADVDVELDRLLGVYSNDSRTVVLIIYLGRIIAGTPAGRAEALDARLFALNALPKLAFDHDSRILNDFLPPKTDS
- a CDS encoding ATP-dependent RNA helicase — its product is MLDCESDNTQHTRLLDDTALPIASLRPAFQNAFATQPLIITAPTGSGKSTMVPLWCAELSGRPTLVMEPRRVACRSLARWLSKLRGEPLGTSVGYTVRFEDVGSETTEIRFVTPGVALRYAVEGELDRYGTIILDEFHERGLESDLFLAICRKKHPDTRLILMSATIDAEKFARSLGGQSLYAEGKAYPVDVRYLGDVTVPTAWRLEDRVVRGVRQALKETDGNILVFLPGKGEISVCLDELRRLRNVEILPLHGDLPTAGQDKVFEETTRRRVILSTNVAETSITLPGVTAVVDTGLVRQRLHQAQRIVLALCPISQASAEQRRGRAGRVIPGVCYRLWEERGQLERETPPEIVREDLAQFVLAVAATGFRPQDLDFLDAPPAFAVERAQKQLAEWGILTQERTLTDFGRELSVFPVDVPYARLLVKAPASVRRDLIDLIAALERPARLWRKLDRLSPEEIDAISEARRKDLMRNHCDATALILTLRHGNPKRHHLHSAAIAECRRIASQLRSLFGAPSLDADREPIQPDRLGLIRYLLRESPDYAYVRRRKGDAWGNGRDEVLLDSSSLIRPKVHAALVLEKEGLAKDTRVQLLGRTALPCTFADLQEAGLGTSHLEAPTLVADEIIGQVRFVYAGREIGRERQPLTGALLREAIATFLLSGRLFPEVGKCLIERINAYNLHLAMKGDAAGVEPHAWLVSRLTDLGVEAAQDWLLLSPDDFVFTLIDEGTFAKISESYPQTFSMNGAKFRVQYEPQEQRITLKWAGGVRQPQLSPWMLPRWEDWKVQVDIRGQLRTLRS